One window from the genome of Streptococcus halotolerans encodes:
- the glgP gene encoding glycogen/starch/alpha-glucan family phosphorylase has product MTKAFTAYLNDKGQALASLSNEAIYKELLHYVKELAVEMPKNTAKRKVYYISAEFLIGKLLSNNLINLGVYQEVKDALATAGKNLSEIEDIEPEPSLGNGGLGRLASCFIDSMSTLGINGEGVGLNYHFGLFKQVFKDNQQGAEPNDWIQDDSWLVPTDVHYDVPFKDFTLRSRLDRLDILGYHRDSKNYLNLFDIDGLNYDLIEDGITFDKTKIKENLTLFLYPDDSDKAGELLRIYQQYFMVSNAAQLLIDEAIERGSNIHDLADYAYVQINDTHPSMVIPELIRLLTEKHGLDFEEAVAIVKQMVGYTNHTILAEALEKWPLDYLNEVVPHLVTIIEKLDAMIAQEVPNVGLHIIDEAGRVHMAHMDIHFATSVNGVAALHTEILKNSELKGFYELYPEKFNNKTNGITFRRWLEFANQDLAAYLKELIGDEYLTDATKLEKLLAFADDESVHAQLDAIKHHNKLNLKRYLKDNKGIDLDENSIIDTQIKRFHEYKRQQMNALYVIHKYLEIKRGNLPERKLTVIFGGKAAPAYIIAQDVIHLILSLSELINNDPDVNQYLNVHLVENYNVTVAEHLIPATDISEQISLASKEASGTGNMKFMLNGALTLGTMDGANVEIADLAGMDNIYTFGKDSDTIINLYESQGYVSRDYYQGNDKIKEAVDFIVSEELLAVGNHERLNRLYHELLNKDWFMTLIDLAEYIDVKERMLADYEDRKAWNSKVVKNIAKAGFFSSDRTIAQYNDDIWHS; this is encoded by the coding sequence ATGACTAAAGCATTTACAGCTTATCTAAATGACAAAGGGCAAGCATTAGCCTCATTAAGCAATGAAGCCATCTATAAAGAGTTACTTCACTATGTTAAAGAACTAGCAGTTGAGATGCCTAAAAATACTGCAAAACGTAAAGTATACTATATTTCAGCTGAGTTTTTAATTGGTAAGTTATTGTCTAATAACTTGATTAATCTTGGGGTTTATCAAGAGGTTAAAGATGCACTAGCTACAGCAGGCAAAAATCTAAGTGAAATTGAAGATATTGAACCAGAACCATCATTAGGAAATGGCGGTCTAGGTCGTTTAGCTTCATGCTTTATCGATTCTATGTCAACCCTTGGCATCAACGGAGAAGGTGTCGGCTTAAACTATCATTTTGGTCTTTTTAAACAAGTCTTTAAAGATAATCAACAAGGCGCTGAGCCAAATGATTGGATTCAAGATGATTCATGGTTGGTCCCAACAGACGTTCATTATGATGTGCCTTTCAAAGATTTCACCTTACGTTCTCGTCTGGATCGTTTAGATATTCTTGGTTATCACCGTGATAGTAAAAATTATCTCAACTTGTTTGATATTGATGGTCTTAACTATGATTTGATTGAGGATGGTATTACTTTTGATAAGACGAAAATCAAAGAAAACCTGACCCTCTTTCTTTACCCAGATGATTCTGATAAAGCAGGAGAATTGCTCCGCATTTATCAACAATATTTCATGGTGTCAAATGCTGCACAATTATTGATCGATGAGGCTATTGAGCGCGGATCAAATATCCACGATTTAGCAGATTATGCCTATGTTCAAATCAATGATACCCATCCATCTATGGTCATTCCAGAGCTGATTCGTCTTCTGACTGAAAAACATGGCTTGGATTTTGAAGAAGCTGTAGCAATTGTTAAACAGATGGTTGGCTATACTAACCACACCATTTTGGCAGAAGCTCTTGAGAAGTGGCCATTAGACTATCTTAATGAAGTCGTGCCTCACTTGGTAACTATCATTGAAAAATTAGATGCGATGATTGCTCAAGAAGTTCCAAATGTAGGATTGCATATCATTGATGAGGCAGGACGTGTGCACATGGCGCACATGGATATTCATTTTGCAACCAGCGTCAACGGTGTAGCAGCGCTTCACACAGAAATCTTGAAAAATAGTGAGTTGAAAGGTTTCTATGAGTTATACCCAGAGAAATTCAACAACAAAACGAATGGTATTACTTTCCGTCGCTGGTTAGAATTTGCTAACCAAGACTTGGCTGCTTATTTGAAAGAATTGATTGGTGATGAGTATCTAACGGATGCCACAAAGCTTGAAAAGTTGTTAGCTTTTGCTGATGATGAGTCTGTCCATGCTCAATTGGATGCCATTAAACATCACAATAAGTTAAACCTAAAACGTTATTTGAAGGATAATAAAGGGATCGACTTAGATGAGAATTCAATCATTGATACTCAGATCAAGCGTTTCCACGAATACAAGCGTCAGCAAATGAATGCTCTTTATGTCATTCACAAATACTTGGAAATCAAACGTGGTAATCTTCCTGAACGCAAACTAACTGTTATTTTTGGTGGAAAAGCTGCACCAGCTTACATTATTGCGCAAGATGTTATTCATCTCATTCTTAGCTTGTCAGAATTGATTAACAACGATCCAGACGTTAACCAATATCTCAATGTTCACCTAGTTGAAAACTACAATGTTACGGTTGCAGAACACCTCATTCCCGCAACTGATATTTCTGAGCAAATTTCACTTGCCTCTAAAGAAGCTTCAGGAACTGGTAATATGAAATTTATGCTTAACGGCGCGTTGACATTGGGAACTATGGATGGTGCTAACGTTGAGATTGCTGACTTGGCTGGTATGGATAATATTTATACTTTTGGGAAAGATTCTGATACAATTATCAATCTTTACGAAAGCCAAGGCTATGTTTCACGTGATTACTACCAAGGTAACGATAAGATTAAAGAAGCTGTTGACTTTATCGTTTCTGAAGAATTGCTGGCAGTTGGTAATCATGAACGTTTGAATCGCCTCTATCATGAATTGCTCAATAAAGACTGGTTTATGACCTTGATCGATTTGGCTGAATACATTGATGTCAAAGAAAGAATGTTAGCTGATTACGAAGATCGCAAAGCTTGGAACAGCAAAGTTGTTAAAAATATTGCTAAAGCTGGCTTCTTCTCATCAGATCGTACGATTGCACAATATAATGATGATATTTGGCATAGCTAA
- the mnmE gene encoding tRNA uridine-5-carboxymethylaminomethyl(34) synthesis GTPase MnmE, whose amino-acid sequence MITKEFDTIAAISTPLGEGAIGIVRLSGSQAIDIAQKVFKGKNLKEVASHTLNYGHIIENNDIIDEVMVGVMREPKTFTREDVVEINTHGGVAVTNEILQLLIRSGARMAEPGEFTKRAFLNGRVDLTQAEAVMDLIRAKTDKAMAVAVQQLDGSLKTLIDNTRQEILNTLAQVEVNIDYPEYDDVEEMTTALMREKTQEFQTLLEHLLQTAKRGKILREGLSTAIIGRPNVGKSSLLNNLLREEKAIVTDIEGTTRDVIEEYVNIKGVPLKLIDTAGIRDTDDIVERIGVERSKKALNEADLVLLVLNASEPLTEQDQTLLAISKDSNRIILLNKTDLEEKIERTQLPDDVIAISVLKNENIDQIEERINQLFFENAGLVEKDATYLSNARHISLIEKAVDSLKAVNEGLELGMPVDLLQVDMTRTWEILGEITGDAAPDELITQLFSQFCLGK is encoded by the coding sequence ATGATTACAAAAGAGTTTGATACTATTGCGGCTATTTCAACACCACTTGGTGAAGGGGCTATTGGTATCGTACGCCTATCAGGAAGTCAGGCTATAGACATTGCTCAAAAGGTTTTTAAAGGAAAAAATCTCAAGGAGGTTGCCAGTCACACCCTTAATTACGGTCATATTATTGAAAATAACGATATTATTGATGAAGTTATGGTTGGTGTTATGAGAGAGCCTAAGACCTTTACTCGTGAAGATGTCGTCGAAATCAACACACACGGTGGCGTTGCTGTCACCAATGAAATTCTTCAACTCTTGATCCGCTCCGGGGCACGTATGGCTGAACCCGGCGAATTCACAAAGCGAGCATTCCTTAATGGACGAGTTGACTTGACCCAAGCTGAAGCTGTGATGGATTTGATTCGTGCCAAAACGGATAAGGCTATGGCTGTTGCCGTCCAACAGTTGGATGGTTCCTTGAAAACGCTGATTGATAACACACGCCAAGAAATTTTAAACACTTTAGCGCAGGTTGAAGTTAATATCGACTATCCAGAATACGATGATGTCGAAGAAATGACTACTGCCCTCATGCGTGAAAAAACGCAAGAATTCCAAACACTCTTAGAGCATCTGCTACAAACTGCCAAACGTGGAAAAATTTTACGTGAAGGCTTGTCCACTGCTATTATTGGTCGCCCAAATGTTGGGAAATCCAGTCTACTCAATAACCTTTTACGTGAAGAAAAAGCTATCGTCACTGATATTGAAGGAACGACTCGCGATGTCATTGAAGAATATGTCAACATCAAAGGTGTCCCATTAAAACTCATCGATACTGCAGGTATTCGTGATACCGATGATATTGTTGAACGTATTGGTGTTGAGCGTTCCAAAAAAGCACTCAACGAAGCTGATTTAGTACTTCTCGTGCTAAACGCATCTGAGCCATTGACCGAACAAGACCAAACACTTCTTGCTATTAGTAAAGACAGTAATCGGATTATACTCTTGAATAAAACTGACTTGGAAGAAAAGATTGAGCGTACACAGCTACCAGATGATGTCATCGCCATTTCTGTATTGAAAAATGAAAATATTGACCAGATTGAAGAACGTATCAACCAACTTTTCTTTGAAAATGCAGGGTTAGTTGAAAAAGATGCTACTTATCTTTCCAATGCACGCCATATTTCCTTAATCGAGAAAGCTGTTGACAGTTTAAAAGCTGTCAACGAAGGGCTCGAACTAGGTATGCCTGTCGACTTACTACAAGTTGATATGACGAGAACCTGGGAGATTCTGGGAGAAATTACAGGAGATGCTGCTCCAGATGAACTGATCACACAGCTTTTCAGTCAGTTTTGTCTTGGTAAATAA
- the malQ gene encoding 4-alpha-glucanotransferase: MTQRESGILMHISSLPGQFGIGSFGKEAYDFVDFLVETKQTYWQILPLTTTSYGDSPYQSFSAIAGNTHFIDFAFLAESGYLALDDFQGISFSHNPEEVDYALIYESRRPVLEKAVEGFLASHEGKSLLETFESENNWVSDFAEFMAVKEYFGGKALQEWDDKSIVQRDELALASYREKLADAILYHKVTQYFFYSQWLDLKAYANNNGIQIIGDMPIYVSADSVEAWTMPELFKLDEDRNPITIAGVPADEFSDTGQLWGNPIYNWELHEETGYAWWIYRIKESFKLYDKLRIDHFKGFSDFWEIPGGDDTAINGHWSEGPGYKLFEAVKNELGELPIIAENLGYIDEKAEKLLADTAFPGMKIMEFGFYDVEGQSIDIPHNYTPDTVAYTGTHDNEVVNGWYDNLTTEQQDFLNAYIHRGQDEAISKAMLRSLYASVSHIAIATMQDLLDKDANSRMNTPNTLGGNWQWRMLAEDLTQDKKDFLTDITELYARENKSLQR; this comes from the coding sequence ATGACCCAACGTGAAAGTGGTATCCTTATGCATATTTCTTCTTTGCCTGGTCAATTTGGTATTGGCTCATTCGGTAAAGAAGCTTATGATTTCGTGGATTTTCTTGTCGAAACAAAACAAACATACTGGCAAATCCTTCCATTAACAACGACTAGTTACGGAGATTCGCCCTATCAATCTTTTTCTGCCATTGCAGGAAACACGCACTTTATTGACTTTGCGTTTTTAGCCGAATCAGGTTACTTAGCATTAGATGATTTCCAAGGGATTTCTTTTAGTCATAATCCAGAAGAAGTTGATTATGCACTCATCTATGAAAGTCGTCGTCCAGTTCTTGAAAAGGCTGTTGAAGGATTTTTAGCTAGTCATGAAGGAAAATCGTTACTAGAGACTTTTGAATCAGAAAACAACTGGGTGTCTGATTTTGCAGAATTTATGGCCGTTAAAGAATACTTTGGTGGTAAAGCACTTCAAGAATGGGATGATAAGTCTATTGTTCAGCGCGACGAGCTAGCATTAGCCTCTTACCGTGAAAAACTAGCAGATGCTATCCTTTACCATAAAGTGACGCAATATTTCTTCTACTCACAATGGTTAGATTTAAAAGCATATGCTAATAACAATGGTATTCAAATCATTGGTGATATGCCTATCTATGTGTCAGCTGATAGTGTTGAAGCTTGGACTATGCCTGAACTCTTCAAATTGGATGAAGACCGTAATCCAATTACCATCGCAGGTGTTCCTGCAGATGAATTTAGTGATACGGGACAACTCTGGGGAAACCCTATTTACAATTGGGAATTGCATGAAGAAACTGGCTATGCTTGGTGGATTTACCGCATCAAAGAAAGTTTCAAACTTTATGATAAACTGCGTATCGACCATTTCAAAGGATTTTCAGACTTCTGGGAAATCCCTGGTGGAGACGATACAGCCATCAATGGTCACTGGTCAGAAGGACCAGGCTACAAGTTATTTGAGGCAGTCAAAAATGAACTTGGGGAATTACCAATCATTGCTGAGAACTTAGGTTACATCGATGAAAAGGCTGAAAAACTCTTAGCAGACACAGCCTTTCCTGGTATGAAAATCATGGAATTTGGTTTTTATGATGTAGAGGGACAAAGTATCGATATCCCTCATAACTACACGCCTGACACAGTAGCTTACACTGGCACCCATGATAATGAAGTGGTCAACGGCTGGTATGATAATCTTACTACTGAACAACAAGATTTTCTTAATGCCTACATCCATCGTGGTCAAGATGAAGCTATTTCAAAAGCAATGCTTCGTAGCCTGTATGCAAGTGTTAGCCATATCGCCATAGCTACTATGCAGGATTTGCTTGACAAAGACGCTAATTCTCGGATGAATACACCAAACACACTTGGTGGTAACTGGCAGTGGCGTATGCTGGCAGAAGATTTAACTCAAGATAAAAAAGATTTCTTGACTGATATTACTGAGCTCTACGCTCGTGAGAATAAATCATTACAAAGATAG
- a CDS encoding transporter substrate-binding domain-containing protein produces the protein MKLKKFVLGAVFLVSAVTLAACGSSESADLQKEIKKDGKLVVAVSPDYPPFEFKALVNGKDKVVGADIDLAQAIADELGVKLEVSTMSFDNVLASLKTGKADIAISGLSVTEERKNAYTFSDAYYETENAILIRKEDEGKYTSLGQLSGKKVAVQKGSIEENLSKEQLKDSQVVPLTAMGEAINELKSGVVDAVDLEKPVAEGYIAQNKDIALATIALKVGEGDAKAVAMPKGKESKELQKTVNNIIAKMEKEGTYKQYISDAAKLTGKAVE, from the coding sequence ATGAAATTGAAAAAGTTTGTTTTAGGAGCAGTTTTCCTAGTTTCTGCTGTAACACTAGCAGCCTGTGGTTCATCTGAATCAGCTGATTTACAGAAAGAAATCAAAAAAGATGGTAAGTTAGTGGTTGCGGTTAGTCCAGACTATCCACCATTTGAATTTAAAGCTCTTGTCAATGGTAAAGATAAGGTCGTTGGTGCCGATATTGACTTGGCTCAAGCTATTGCTGATGAGTTGGGAGTTAAATTAGAAGTTTCAACGATGAGTTTTGATAATGTTCTGGCTAGTTTGAAGACTGGTAAAGCAGATATTGCTATTTCAGGACTTTCAGTAACTGAAGAGCGTAAGAATGCTTATACTTTCTCTGATGCCTATTATGAAACAGAGAATGCTATTTTGATACGTAAAGAGGATGAAGGTAAATACACCAGCTTGGGTCAATTATCTGGTAAAAAAGTTGCTGTTCAAAAAGGGAGTATCGAAGAAAATCTTTCTAAAGAGCAATTGAAAGATTCTCAAGTCGTTCCACTAACAGCCATGGGAGAAGCTATCAACGAATTGAAATCAGGTGTTGTAGATGCGGTTGACTTAGAAAAACCTGTTGCAGAAGGCTATATCGCTCAAAACAAAGATATTGCTTTAGCAACGATAGCCTTGAAAGTTGGGGAGGGTGACGCCAAAGCAGTTGCGATGCCAAAGGGTAAAGAAAGTAAAGAACTCCAAAAAACGGTTAATAACATTATTGCCAAAATGGAAAAAGAAGGAACTTACAAACAGTACATTTCTGACGCAGCAAAATTAACAGGAAAAGCTGTCGAATAA
- a CDS encoding XRE family transcriptional regulator, whose protein sequence is MNTNNEIIAIINQRKSELNLSLSQLARQVGMAKSAVSCYLNKTREFPLNRIPQFAKALDLSPEILLGISEDDYQMVFQKLDRNRQEQVLDFLNHQLAQQEAEKQVLDQPVYPVKTVTQLAAGLGYAFNDYDFETVHVPSQPPRYDLASIVNGDSMYPTYRNGDVVYLVDRGFTSYNGEVCAIAVNDRTYLKQLYLEKEQLRLVSINPDYDDILLPFPPDEDTHIKIYQVVGRDTTIAI, encoded by the coding sequence TTAAGCCAACTCGCTAGGCAGGTAGGTATGGCAAAATCTGCTGTCTCTTGTTATCTCAATAAAACTAGAGAGTTTCCCTTAAATCGCATACCACAGTTCGCTAAAGCGCTGGATTTATCACCAGAGATACTCTTAGGCATTTCAGAAGATGATTATCAAATGGTTTTCCAAAAACTAGATCGTAATCGTCAGGAACAAGTTTTAGATTTTCTCAACCATCAATTGGCACAGCAGGAAGCTGAAAAACAAGTCTTAGACCAACCGGTTTATCCCGTAAAAACTGTTACCCAACTTGCTGCTGGACTGGGTTATGCGTTTAACGACTATGATTTTGAGACTGTCCATGTGCCTTCGCAACCACCGCGCTATGACCTAGCCTCTATTGTTAACGGGGATTCTATGTATCCGACCTATCGTAACGGTGACGTCGTTTACTTAGTTGACCGTGGATTTACATCGTACAATGGAGAAGTCTGTGCGATTGCCGTTAACGATCGCACCTATTTAAAGCAACTTTATTTAGAAAAGGAACAACTTCGACTGGTATCCATTAATCCAGATTATGATGATATTCTTCTTCCATTTCCACCAGATGAAGATACCCATATCAAAATTTATCAAGTTGTTGGTCGTGACACAACCATTGCCATTTAA
- a CDS encoding carbohydrate ABC transporter permease — protein MTKSLFYEDVSVPEALSKGGWDIKLSALIMGFANLANKQIIKGLLFLATEIVFLISFVTQVIPAFGNLITLGTKEQGMTTKTINGIEIAVAVEGDNSMLMLIFGLASIIFCLVFAYIYWCNLKSARNLYVIKRDKAKIPTFKEDIETLSNGRFHMTLMAIPMIGVLLFTILPLIYMISLAFTNYDHNHLPPKSLFDWVGFTNFGNILSGRMAGTFFPVLSWTLIWAVFATVTNFFFGILLALLINTKGLKFKKMWRTIFVITMAVPQFISLLIMKNLLNDEGPLNVLLQKIGLISNGLPFLSDPLWAKFSIIFVNMWVGIPVTMLVATGIIMNLPQEQIEAAEIDGASKFQVFKSITFPQILLIMTPTLIQQFIGNINNFNVIYLLTAGGPVNSKFYQAGSTDLLVTWLYKLTVTAADYNLASVIGILIFVLSAAFSLLAYTRTASYKEGAVK, from the coding sequence ATGACTAAGTCACTCTTTTATGAAGACGTCAGTGTTCCTGAAGCCCTTTCCAAAGGCGGATGGGATATTAAGTTATCAGCCCTAATTATGGGTTTCGCCAATTTGGCCAATAAACAAATTATCAAGGGTCTTTTGTTCTTAGCAACTGAAATTGTGTTTCTTATTTCCTTTGTAACTCAGGTTATTCCAGCATTTGGAAATTTAATAACACTCGGTACTAAAGAACAAGGCATGACGACAAAGACAATCAATGGTATCGAAATCGCTGTTGCTGTCGAAGGTGACAATTCCATGCTCATGTTGATCTTTGGCTTAGCTTCTATCATTTTTTGTTTGGTCTTCGCCTATATTTACTGGTGTAACCTAAAAAGCGCCCGAAACTTGTATGTTATCAAACGTGATAAGGCAAAGATTCCAACATTTAAAGAAGATATTGAGACACTGTCCAACGGTCGGTTCCACATGACCTTAATGGCCATTCCTATGATTGGTGTTCTTCTATTTACCATTTTGCCATTGATTTACATGATCTCATTGGCTTTCACCAACTATGACCATAACCACTTACCGCCAAAATCACTCTTTGATTGGGTCGGTTTTACAAACTTTGGTAATATCCTAAGCGGTCGTATGGCTGGCACCTTCTTCCCTGTCCTATCTTGGACCTTAATCTGGGCAGTCTTTGCTACGGTAACGAACTTCTTCTTTGGTATTCTCCTTGCTCTTTTAATTAATACTAAAGGCCTCAAATTCAAAAAAATGTGGCGTACCATCTTTGTTATCACTATGGCCGTGCCACAATTCATTTCACTACTTATCATGAAAAACCTATTGAATGATGAGGGACCTTTGAATGTCTTGCTTCAAAAAATTGGTTTGATTAGTAATGGTCTACCCTTCCTATCAGATCCTCTTTGGGCTAAGTTTTCAATCATCTTTGTTAACATGTGGGTTGGTATTCCTGTTACCATGCTGGTTGCAACGGGGATCATCATGAACTTACCGCAGGAGCAAATCGAAGCTGCAGAAATCGATGGCGCTAGCAAATTCCAAGTCTTTAAATCCATCACTTTCCCACAAATTCTCTTAATCATGACACCGACCTTGATCCAACAATTCATTGGTAATATCAATAACTTTAACGTTATTTACCTTCTCACTGCTGGTGGTCCCGTTAACTCAAAATTCTATCAAGCAGGCTCAACCGATCTCTTGGTAACCTGGCTCTATAAATTAACAGTTACAGCTGCGGACTACAACTTGGCTTCGGTTATCGGTATCTTGATCTTTGTTCTCTCAGCTGCATTTAGTCTATTAGCCTACACGCGCACCGCATCTTACAAGGAAGGAGCTGTTAAATAA
- a CDS encoding extracellular solute-binding protein, whose translation MKSWQKVALFGATLSLVGGAAIASTTEVSAASKGTIKLWVPTGSKKSYKDIVKEFEKDSGYKVKVVESEDPKAQEKIKKDPSAAADVFSLPHDQLGQLVESGAIQALPKKYAKEVKSESTEQALAGAQYKGKTYAFPFGIESQVLYYNKEKLSEDQVKSYESITENATFGANLKEVNAYHIAPLFMSVGDTLFGKNGEDVKGTNWGNEAGVNVLKWIASQKDNKGFVNADANNTMSKFGDGSIAAFESGPWDYDTAKESVGEDKLGVAAYPTVKIGDKDVQQKAFLGVKLYAVNQAPADGDAKRIAASYQLASYLTNEDSQENQFEKRSIVPSNKEVQESDDVQNNELAKTVITMGSSDKYTVVMPKLSQMTAFWTESAAILSDTYNGKIKETDYLKKLKQLDKDLADAK comes from the coding sequence ATGAAATCATGGCAAAAAGTCGCATTATTTGGAGCAACTCTCTCACTTGTTGGTGGAGCTGCTATTGCTAGCACAACTGAAGTAAGTGCTGCTTCAAAAGGTACCATCAAACTCTGGGTTCCAACTGGATCTAAAAAATCTTACAAAGACATTGTTAAAGAGTTTGAAAAAGATTCAGGTTACAAAGTAAAAGTCGTTGAATCTGAAGATCCAAAAGCACAAGAAAAAATCAAAAAAGATCCTAGCGCTGCTGCTGATGTCTTTTCACTTCCTCACGACCAACTTGGTCAATTAGTAGAATCTGGTGCTATCCAAGCTCTACCCAAAAAATACGCTAAAGAAGTTAAATCAGAGTCAACAGAACAAGCTCTTGCGGGTGCTCAATACAAAGGCAAAACCTATGCTTTCCCATTTGGTATCGAGTCTCAAGTACTCTACTACAATAAAGAAAAACTTTCTGAAGACCAAGTAAAATCATACGAAAGCATTACAGAAAATGCTACTTTTGGAGCTAACTTGAAAGAAGTTAATGCCTACCACATCGCACCACTATTCATGTCAGTTGGTGACACACTCTTTGGTAAAAATGGTGAAGATGTCAAAGGAACAAACTGGGGTAACGAAGCAGGCGTTAACGTTCTAAAATGGATTGCTAGCCAAAAAGACAATAAAGGATTTGTTAACGCAGATGCCAATAATACCATGTCTAAATTCGGCGATGGCTCAATTGCAGCCTTTGAATCAGGCCCATGGGATTATGATACAGCTAAAGAATCTGTTGGAGAAGATAAACTTGGCGTTGCTGCTTATCCAACCGTAAAAATCGGTGATAAAGATGTCCAACAAAAAGCTTTCTTGGGTGTTAAACTCTACGCTGTTAACCAAGCACCAGCTGACGGTGATGCCAAACGCATCGCAGCTAGTTACCAATTGGCTTCTTACCTAACTAACGAAGATAGCCAAGAAAATCAATTCGAAAAACGTTCTATCGTGCCTTCAAATAAAGAAGTCCAAGAATCAGACGACGTTCAAAATAATGAATTGGCTAAAACCGTTATCACAATGGGTTCTTCAGATAAGTACACTGTCGTAATGCCTAAACTTAGCCAAATGACAGCCTTCTGGACTGAAAGTGCTGCTATCCTCTCTGACACTTATAATGGTAAAATCAAAGAAACTGATTACCTTAAAAAATTAAAACAACTTGATAAAGACTTAGCTGATGCCAAATAA
- a CDS encoding LacI family DNA-binding transcriptional regulator, which produces MATIKDVAKRAGVNPSTVSRVLKDNHSISQKTKDKVRKAMDELGYVPNVAAQMLASGLTHNIGLVFPPLATPDRLSEPFFMRILSTITHEAKLKDFTISIATGTSLDDLVEQVTLMHQQKRVDGFIILYSDQNDPIRNYLLENKLPFVIVGAPEGNERQITYINNDNQLMGKHAVEYLLNKGHETIYFVTDDLKSEVASERFMGYVKGMMRQDLTYHPMFLFDPSDAKKVDVLMTAIQTGKPTALVVISDRVTIRLMQLLSYYGLKVPDDISIITFNNSIFSKLIHPYLTTFDIHVDHLGESSFKRLLTIIQSKQEEKSEQIIVPFTLKERESVRNLKKEQ; this is translated from the coding sequence ATGGCTACCATAAAGGATGTCGCAAAAAGAGCTGGTGTAAACCCATCAACCGTTAGCCGAGTACTTAAAGATAATCACTCTATTTCGCAAAAAACAAAAGATAAGGTTAGAAAAGCCATGGATGAGCTGGGCTATGTGCCTAATGTTGCTGCACAAATGCTAGCCAGTGGTTTGACGCATAACATTGGACTGGTTTTTCCGCCATTAGCAACGCCAGACCGTTTAAGTGAGCCTTTTTTTATGCGTATCTTATCAACCATTACCCATGAAGCCAAGTTGAAGGATTTTACTATTTCGATTGCGACTGGAACTTCCTTGGATGACTTAGTAGAGCAAGTCACCTTGATGCACCAACAAAAAAGGGTCGATGGGTTTATTATTCTCTATTCAGATCAAAACGATCCGATTAGAAACTACTTGTTGGAAAATAAACTTCCCTTTGTGATTGTTGGAGCCCCTGAGGGAAATGAAAGGCAGATTACCTATATCAATAATGATAATCAGCTCATGGGAAAACATGCTGTTGAATATCTCTTGAATAAAGGGCATGAGACTATTTATTTCGTAACAGATGATTTAAAATCTGAGGTTGCTTCAGAGCGTTTTATGGGATATGTCAAAGGAATGATGCGACAAGATTTAACCTATCACCCTATGTTTTTATTTGACCCATCGGATGCTAAAAAAGTGGATGTCTTAATGACTGCTATTCAAACTGGAAAACCCACAGCTTTAGTTGTTATTTCGGATCGTGTTACGATACGGTTAATGCAGCTACTGTCCTATTATGGGTTGAAAGTTCCAGATGACATTTCTATCATTACGTTCAATAATTCTATTTTTTCAAAGCTAATCCACCCTTATTTAACGACTTTTGATATCCATGTGGATCATCTGGGAGAAAGTAGTTTCAAGCGCCTATTAACTATTATTCAATCAAAACAAGAAGAAAAAAGTGAACAGATTATTGTGCCTTTTACCCTAAAAGAAAGAGAATCCGTTAGAAATTTAAAGAAAGAGCAGTAA